From Ignisphaera aggregans DSM 17230, the proteins below share one genomic window:
- a CDS encoding hydrolase (metallo-beta-lactamase superfamily) (COGs: COG2248 hydrolase (metallo-beta-lactamase superfamily)~KEGG: dka:DKAM_0442 predicted hydrolase (metallo-beta-lactamase superfamily)~SPTR: B8D3T7 Predicted hydrolase (Metallo-beta-lactamase superfamily)) produces MEIKLLAFDSFGVRSMSTFIQTDDVLLHIDPSASLAPSRYGLTPHRREIERLLECGRVIESFARDAEIIVITHYHYDHHDPGYLIPLDIYRNKIVYVKNPEEKINKSQMGRASYFLNLIKPIAKEIRIAEGSEIVIGKTTIRISNAVPHGVNDRLGYVVEVSVSDGTTKVLYTSDVEGPPLDEQTNFILSEKPDILIIDGPMTYMLGFRYSKKALQASIENLKKIISVGVKNIVIDHHFLRDINYRDRITELYQYAEENGARIITAAEFMNRPIEMLEALRDKLYQEEPGEGEIPEKLKSLLEE; encoded by the coding sequence ATGGAGATAAAGCTACTCGCTTTTGATAGTTTTGGAGTTAGATCTATGTCTACATTTATACAGACAGATGATGTGTTACTACATATAGATCCATCTGCATCTCTTGCACCCTCTAGATATGGTCTTACACCACATAGGAGAGAGATTGAGAGGCTCTTAGAGTGTGGTAGGGTGATAGAGAGTTTTGCTAGGGATGCGGAGATTATTGTTATAACACATTATCATTATGATCATCATGATCCTGGGTATCTAATTCCGTTGGATATATATAGGAATAAGATTGTATATGTTAAGAATCCTGAGGAGAAGATTAATAAAAGTCAGATGGGGAGAGCTAGCTATTTTCTAAATCTTATAAAACCTATAGCAAAGGAGATAAGAATTGCTGAAGGCTCTGAGATAGTCATTGGAAAAACAACTATTAGAATCTCTAATGCTGTTCCTCATGGAGTTAATGATAGGCTTGGATATGTTGTAGAGGTTAGTGTATCTGATGGAACTACAAAGGTTTTATATACATCTGATGTAGAAGGACCTCCACTAGATGAACAAACGAATTTTATATTGTCTGAGAAGCCAGATATATTAATAATTGATGGACCTATGACATATATGCTAGGTTTTAGATATAGTAAGAAAGCTCTTCAGGCAAGTATTGAGAATCTAAAAAAGATTATTAGTGTTGGCGTAAAGAATATAGTGATAGATCACCACTTCCTTAGGGATATAAACTATAGGGATAGAATAACAGAGCTATATCAGTATGCAGAGGAAAATGGTGCTAGGATAATAACTGCAGCAGAGTTTATGAATAGACCTATAGAGATGCTAGAGGCTCTAAGAGATAAACTCTATCAGGAGGAACCAGGAGAAGGAGAAATTCCAGAGAAGCTTAAGAGTCTTTTAGAAGAATAG
- a CDS encoding glycoside hydrolase family 42 protein (COGs: COG3934 Endo-beta-mannanase~KEGG: tpe:Tpen_1672 glycoside hydrolase family 42 protein~SPTR: A1S0T7 Glycoside hydrolase, family 42, N-terminal domain protein~PFAM: Cellulase (glycosyl hydrolase family 5)): MNIIEFCVSQMVEIIRRNNIILSNGKFKFLLGVNYWPRKLNIRMWRDWDENAIREDLKLMKELGIRAIRFFIKNEDFADENTNVRDDAIAKLRKFLDMLHENGIIGFPTLIVGHMSGKNWVIPWTSFDDLYKSNSIEKTMRFIEHIVKTFKDHPAIGGWILSNELSLVKKASNRDEALALLRAYSKTVKSIDNKHIISSGDVPDSYMQETPNVRELVDYIGPHLYLYDSDLARHGYMYSALLELFSNDNDIPIILEEFGFSTHQFSEESQARFINEILYTALAKGASGAFIWCFSDFMHESDPPYEWRPLELGFGIIRKDGSLKPSADIVKRFSKDLERLEDMGINERYERYIDTSIIVPYYLFKDYEFIWYKNALGFWGVVQPIIASYIISKAAGLQTSMIYELDIERKARDKKMLIMPSTITALASTWRKLLGYVEDGGNLYVSMVRGVGMLKALHESPTHLWGELFGVENTLEVGSVGQKYVNQINIVFAKDFGVMRKGDTISLNIMEPIYTYKARAIDADVIAEDSEGRPVIFRVRRGKGNVYLNLLPIEIALARSDIVDWSSNIHRLYESIALDIGIEPLYRSSDPEVEVNIYTGGDSDIVIAVNHGKTKSCTIASKRSILEALKIGGDGDLISVASRSIDIKLYEKSSIVLLIKRQ, translated from the coding sequence ATGAACATAATAGAATTTTGTGTGTCTCAAATGGTTGAGATAATTAGAAGAAACAACATTATTTTATCTAATGGAAAATTCAAATTTTTACTAGGTGTGAATTACTGGCCTAGGAAGCTCAATATTAGGATGTGGAGGGACTGGGATGAGAATGCCATTAGAGAAGATTTAAAGCTGATGAAGGAATTGGGTATTAGAGCTATAAGATTCTTTATAAAGAATGAGGATTTTGCTGATGAAAATACTAATGTTAGAGATGATGCTATAGCTAAGCTTAGAAAGTTTCTAGATATGTTGCATGAAAATGGTATTATAGGTTTTCCAACTCTTATAGTAGGGCATATGAGTGGTAAAAACTGGGTTATTCCATGGACATCATTCGACGATCTATATAAGTCTAACAGCATTGAAAAGACAATGAGATTTATTGAACATATTGTTAAAACATTTAAGGATCATCCAGCTATAGGTGGATGGATCCTAAGCAATGAGCTAAGCCTTGTTAAAAAAGCTTCTAATAGAGATGAAGCCTTAGCTCTTCTGAGAGCATATTCAAAGACTGTTAAGTCTATTGATAATAAACACATTATCTCCTCTGGAGATGTACCTGATTCATATATGCAGGAAACACCAAATGTAAGAGAACTTGTTGATTATATAGGCCCCCATCTCTATCTATATGATAGTGATCTTGCTAGACATGGATATATGTATAGCGCATTACTAGAGCTCTTCTCAAATGATAACGATATACCTATAATACTGGAAGAATTTGGTTTTAGTACACATCAGTTCTCTGAGGAATCCCAAGCTAGATTCATAAATGAGATACTCTATACAGCTCTAGCTAAGGGAGCTTCAGGAGCATTTATATGGTGCTTCTCTGACTTTATGCATGAATCTGATCCTCCATATGAATGGAGACCTCTAGAACTCGGATTTGGTATCATAAGAAAAGATGGATCGCTGAAACCTAGTGCTGATATTGTTAAGAGATTCTCGAAGGATTTAGAGAGACTTGAGGATATGGGTATAAATGAGAGATATGAGAGATATATCGATACATCTATAATAGTTCCATACTATCTATTCAAAGACTATGAATTTATATGGTATAAGAATGCACTTGGATTTTGGGGAGTGGTACAACCGATTATAGCTTCATATATCATCTCTAAAGCTGCTGGGCTTCAGACATCAATGATATATGAATTAGATATAGAGAGAAAGGCTAGGGATAAAAAGATGCTTATAATGCCCTCAACAATAACAGCACTTGCATCAACATGGAGAAAGCTTCTGGGGTATGTAGAAGATGGTGGAAATCTATATGTATCGATGGTAAGAGGTGTAGGAATGCTAAAAGCACTTCATGAATCACCTACACATCTATGGGGAGAGCTATTTGGTGTTGAAAATACTTTAGAAGTAGGATCCGTAGGACAGAAATATGTAAATCAGATAAATATAGTATTTGCAAAAGATTTTGGTGTAATGAGAAAGGGAGATACGATATCTCTTAACATTATGGAACCTATATATACATATAAGGCAAGAGCTATAGATGCAGATGTTATTGCTGAAGATAGTGAGGGAAGACCAGTTATATTTAGGGTGAGAAGAGGGAAAGGAAATGTATATCTAAATCTATTACCCATTGAAATAGCTTTAGCTAGAAGTGATATAGTTGATTGGAGCTCAAATATACATAGGCTCTATGAATCGATAGCCCTAGACATAGGTATTGAACCACTGTATAGATCAAGTGATCCAGAGGTTGAGGTGAATATATACACAGGTGGAGATAGTGATATAGTAATAGCTGTTAACCATGGCAAGACGAAAAGCTGTACAATAGCATCAAAGAGAAGTATTTTGGAAGCACTAAAGATAGGTGGTGATGGAGATCTAATATCAGTGGCCAGCAGATCTATAGATATTAAGTTATATGAAAAATCATCAATAGTACTACTTATAAAGAGACAATAG
- a CDS encoding Alcohol dehydrogenase GroES domain protein (COGs: COG1063 Threonine dehydrogenase and related Zn-dependent dehydrogenase~InterPro IPR013154:IPR013149:IPR002328~KEGG: hor:Hore_13100 L-threonine 3-dehydrogenase~PFAM: Alcohol dehydrogenase GroES domain protein; Alcohol dehydrogenase zinc-binding domain protein~SPTR: B8CXP1 L-threonine 3-dehydrogenase~PFAM: Alcohol dehydrogenase GroES-like domain; Zinc-binding dehydrogenase~TIGRFAM: 2-desacetyl-2-hydroxyethyl bacteriochlorophyllide A dehydrogenase), translating to MSIMKALVIIEPRKAEVRDVDIPEPRDNEVLVRVRACGLCQTDRHIYEGEFLAKYPIIPGHEFSGEVIDTGKNVDMVRKGDRVVIDPNISCGRCYYCRSGMKHLCENWQGIGVTLNGGFAEYALVPQENVYIMPRDLSFEAASLTEPLACIIHGIDRIGMAIGKTIAIFGAGPIGLMFLQLLRHFGASKIVVFDINDYRLEVAKKLSADYVYNPRDIDISKAIIDEVNRYGIDIVVEASGSLEAFKQALKIVGYSGRILVFGVPPRESEVGIRLFDVYRKEISIIGSFVNPYTMYRALDILRANIISVNDIITHRVSLMEILDILKGNIPRNAIKIVSVF from the coding sequence ATGAGTATTATGAAGGCATTAGTAATAATAGAGCCTCGTAAGGCAGAGGTGAGAGATGTAGATATACCTGAGCCTAGAGATAATGAGGTTTTAGTTAGGGTTAGAGCCTGTGGACTATGTCAAACTGATAGACATATATATGAAGGTGAATTTCTAGCTAAATACCCTATAATACCTGGCCATGAGTTTTCTGGAGAGGTTATAGATACAGGTAAAAATGTTGATATGGTTAGAAAAGGAGATAGAGTTGTTATAGATCCAAATATATCGTGTGGAAGATGCTACTACTGTAGATCTGGAATGAAGCACCTCTGTGAAAATTGGCAGGGAATTGGTGTTACACTCAATGGTGGATTTGCAGAATATGCTCTAGTTCCACAGGAAAATGTCTATATAATGCCGAGAGATCTATCATTTGAAGCTGCATCGCTTACAGAGCCACTTGCATGTATAATTCATGGAATTGATAGAATTGGTATGGCTATAGGAAAAACTATAGCTATCTTTGGTGCAGGCCCTATAGGTCTTATGTTTCTACAGCTCCTTAGACATTTTGGAGCTTCAAAAATAGTTGTATTTGATATCAATGACTATAGACTTGAGGTTGCTAAGAAACTTAGTGCTGATTATGTCTATAACCCTAGGGATATAGACATCTCTAAAGCTATTATAGATGAGGTAAATAGATATGGTATTGACATTGTAGTTGAGGCTTCAGGTAGTCTAGAGGCATTTAAACAAGCATTAAAAATTGTTGGATATTCAGGTAGGATTCTAGTGTTTGGAGTTCCACCGAGAGAATCTGAAGTCGGTATAAGGTTGTTTGATGTATATAGAAAGGAGATATCTATTATTGGAAGCTTCGTCAATCCATATACTATGTATAGAGCCCTAGATATATTGAGAGCTAATATAATATCGGTAAACGATATAATTACCCATAGAGTGAGTCTAATGGAAATTCTAGATATATTGAAGGGAAACATACCAAGAAATGCAATAAAAATTGTATCAGTATTCTAA
- a CDS encoding iron-containing alcohol dehydrogenase (COGs: COG0371 Glycerol dehydrogenase~InterPro IPR001670:IPR002658~KEGG: tna:CTN_0247 glycerol dehydrogenase~PFAM: iron-containing alcohol dehydrogenase; 3-dehydroquinate synthase~SPTR: C3ICC3 Glycerol dehydrogenase~PFAM: Iron-containing alcohol dehydrogenase): MINTESYIYSTLLDVKGFISPRRYIQGPNILQLLGRFVKIFGSRALAFADEDVTRIVRDVVAKSFYDYGIRYVWEIFRRECSWEEINRLKKIGESENVEMVIGFGGGKALDTAKAVGNLLEVPVVTVPTIASTDAPTSSISVIYTEPYPGEWVEDVFWPRNPDLVFVDTKIIANAGARFLSAGMGDASSKYFEGLATVQANKHNFVYIEYKPKPVEPLKALTIGLELGRITWKRLKTYGRAAFEAAKKSLVTPALEIIVETNILLSGLAFENTGVATAHAVEHGFTYIKRKYGVTPMHGELVAFGTIVELILEGRPMDIILDYMKWAHEVGLPINLNELGFKDIAEEDLWRVAQKASEAYIIKNEPFEVTPEMLFNAIKYADYIGTKFSQIFPREPYG, translated from the coding sequence TTGATTAATACAGAGAGCTATATCTATAGTACTCTCCTAGATGTCAAAGGCTTTATATCTCCTAGGAGATATATTCAGGGTCCTAATATCCTTCAATTACTTGGAAGGTTTGTAAAAATATTTGGTAGTAGGGCTTTAGCTTTTGCTGATGAAGATGTTACAAGAATTGTTAGGGATGTTGTTGCTAAGTCGTTTTATGATTATGGTATTAGGTATGTCTGGGAGATTTTTAGGAGAGAGTGTAGTTGGGAGGAGATTAATAGGCTTAAGAAGATTGGTGAAAGTGAAAATGTTGAAATGGTTATAGGTTTTGGCGGTGGTAAGGCTCTCGATACTGCAAAAGCTGTTGGGAATCTTCTTGAGGTTCCTGTTGTTACTGTACCCACTATTGCTTCTACAGATGCTCCTACAAGTTCTATCTCTGTTATATATACAGAGCCCTATCCTGGTGAGTGGGTTGAGGATGTTTTTTGGCCTAGGAATCCAGATCTAGTTTTTGTAGATACAAAGATTATAGCTAATGCTGGTGCAAGATTTCTCTCAGCTGGTATGGGTGATGCATCATCAAAGTATTTTGAGGGTTTAGCTACGGTTCAGGCTAATAAACATAACTTTGTCTATATAGAGTATAAGCCAAAACCTGTAGAACCTCTAAAAGCTCTTACAATAGGTCTTGAGCTAGGTAGAATCACTTGGAAGAGGCTGAAGACTTATGGTAGAGCTGCTTTTGAAGCTGCTAAAAAGAGTCTTGTTACCCCTGCCCTAGAAATAATTGTTGAAACAAATATTCTATTGAGTGGACTTGCATTTGAGAATACAGGTGTTGCTACTGCTCATGCAGTTGAACATGGCTTTACATATATAAAGAGGAAATATGGTGTTACACCAATGCATGGAGAATTAGTAGCATTTGGAACAATTGTTGAGCTTATTCTTGAGGGGAGACCGATGGACATTATTCTAGACTATATGAAGTGGGCCCATGAAGTAGGTCTACCAATAAATCTAAATGAGCTTGGCTTTAAGGATATAGCTGAAGAAGATCTGTGGAGGGTTGCTCAAAAGGCATCAGAAGCATATATAATAAAGAATGAGCCTTTCGAGGTAACACCAGAGATGTTATTCAATGCTATTAAATATGCAGATTATATTGGAACAAAATTCTCACAGATATTTCCAAGAGAGCCATATGGATGA
- a CDS encoding raffinose synthase (InterPro IPR008811:IPR002345~KEGG: dka:DKAM_0710 raffinose synthase~PFAM: raffinose synthase~SPTR: B8D4K5 Raffinose synthase~PFAM: Raffinose synthase or seed inhibition protein Sip1), whose amino-acid sequence MDIKLVRVKFADGSIEECSEKIVEGNIYRYVCRSGEVQVEIYDELISLSADFVRPLNGFEPIEILFDVVVNSRLLVLTTHIDVGQIYGPGFGYYNALAVDRTPTVEKPSDAPIYPPKFRDIDHITYTFGIPCWTYSIVIEKPMDIPKYSVFTLFKQGDEYIAILTLSNNYITSYLGDGLKIVVFIGREEYSVPKSWIVAIGRDSDPYRAIERCVYSASKVCGFRLRKDKRRPLFLDGLGWCSWNALLVDDLSHDNVIKIVKGLLSRGVPVSWVIIDDGWQKDLRKGREWFTRVLQELKADEKKFPDGLAKTVSELKNMGIKYVGLWHTINIHWSGCEENVLRVLGVDGYRFPYTKSYVPPPHMDKAYQFYDKFFRWVKSNGFDFVKIDNQWSIHALYWSSIPVGEAARNIEFAMQLALEDNKLDVLNCMSMAPENYCNFVLSNAMRVSIDYIPFWKADAKLHTMFSIYNALVFSHIAYPDYDMWITYDPYAIIHAVSRIFSGGPIYITDRHPEKTDVELLKKIVLPTGEVIKTDEPGLPTRDILLRDPYNEPVLLKIASRIGNSFVLALFNINRDDREINEEISLNILPYRVDHEKYVYYKVFKGEKGVIDRNGTIEIALKPLETEIIVFSPIENGKSVIGLKEYLLPPYPINIVNINGRIIVKPKVGGTLIYYKDGGFVEQIVDRDQIVEL is encoded by the coding sequence ATGGATATAAAGCTTGTTAGAGTAAAATTTGCTGATGGCTCTATTGAGGAATGTAGTGAGAAGATAGTTGAGGGGAATATATATAGATATGTGTGTAGAAGTGGTGAGGTACAGGTAGAGATTTACGATGAATTAATATCTCTTTCAGCTGATTTTGTAAGACCTTTAAATGGTTTTGAGCCTATAGAGATACTCTTTGATGTCGTGGTTAACTCTAGGCTTTTAGTATTGACAACACATATAGATGTGGGGCAGATATATGGACCAGGATTTGGGTATTACAATGCTTTAGCTGTTGATAGAACTCCTACAGTTGAGAAGCCCTCTGATGCACCTATATATCCACCGAAGTTTAGAGATATAGATCATATAACATATACATTTGGAATTCCGTGTTGGACATATTCCATAGTTATTGAGAAGCCAATGGATATACCTAAGTATAGTGTATTTACATTGTTTAAACAGGGAGATGAATATATAGCTATTCTTACTCTTAGCAATAACTATATAACTTCTTATCTTGGTGATGGTCTAAAGATTGTTGTTTTTATAGGTAGAGAGGAGTATAGTGTGCCAAAGAGTTGGATAGTGGCTATAGGTAGAGATTCTGATCCATATAGAGCTATAGAGAGGTGTGTATATAGTGCTTCAAAGGTCTGTGGCTTTAGGCTTAGAAAGGATAAGAGAAGACCTCTATTCCTAGATGGGCTTGGCTGGTGTTCGTGGAATGCACTGCTAGTAGATGATCTATCTCATGATAATGTTATTAAAATAGTGAAGGGTTTACTATCAAGAGGTGTTCCAGTATCATGGGTTATTATAGATGATGGTTGGCAAAAAGATCTTAGAAAGGGTAGGGAATGGTTTACAAGAGTATTACAAGAGCTTAAAGCTGATGAAAAGAAGTTTCCAGATGGCTTAGCGAAAACAGTTAGTGAGTTAAAGAATATGGGTATAAAGTATGTAGGTCTTTGGCATACAATAAATATTCATTGGAGTGGTTGTGAGGAAAATGTTTTGAGGGTTCTTGGTGTTGATGGATATAGATTTCCATATACGAAATCATATGTCCCTCCACCACATATGGATAAAGCATATCAATTCTATGACAAATTCTTTAGATGGGTAAAGTCTAATGGCTTCGACTTTGTTAAGATAGATAATCAGTGGAGTATCCATGCATTATACTGGAGCTCTATACCTGTAGGAGAAGCTGCAAGAAATATTGAATTTGCTATGCAACTAGCATTAGAAGATAATAAACTTGATGTTCTGAATTGTATGTCTATGGCACCAGAAAACTATTGCAACTTTGTATTGAGTAACGCTATGAGGGTATCCATAGACTATATCCCGTTCTGGAAAGCTGATGCAAAGCTACATACAATGTTCAGTATCTATAATGCTCTAGTCTTTAGCCATATTGCTTATCCAGATTATGATATGTGGATAACATATGATCCCTATGCAATAATTCATGCAGTTTCAAGAATCTTTAGTGGTGGACCTATATATATTACAGATAGACATCCTGAGAAAACAGATGTAGAATTGCTTAAGAAGATAGTTCTACCTACAGGTGAGGTCATTAAAACAGATGAACCAGGGCTACCAACAAGAGATATATTATTGAGAGATCCATATAATGAGCCAGTACTGCTCAAGATAGCTTCGAGAATAGGCAATAGTTTTGTATTAGCGTTATTCAATATTAATAGAGATGATAGGGAGATAAATGAGGAGATATCTTTAAATATATTACCGTATAGGGTAGACCATGAAAAATATGTATACTATAAGGTATTTAAAGGAGAGAAAGGGGTAATAGATAGGAATGGCACAATAGAGATAGCATTGAAACCCCTTGAAACTGAGATAATTGTATTTAGCCCTATAGAAAATGGGAAAAGTGTTATAGGTTTAAAAGAATATCTTCTACCGCCATATCCAATAAACATAGTTAATATCAATGGTAGAATCATTGTCAAGCCAAAGGTGGGCGGAACTCTTATATATTATAAAGATGGTGGGTTTGTGGAACAAATAGTTGATAGAGATCAGATAGTAGAGCTATGA
- a CDS encoding Alpha-glucosidase (COGs: COG1501 Alpha-glucosidase family 31 of glycosyl hydrolase~InterPro IPR000322~KEGG: sso:SSO3022 alpha-xylosidase (XylS)~PFAM: glycoside hydrolase family 31~PRIAM: Alpha-glucosidase~SPTR: Q9P999 Alpha-xylosidase~PFAM: Glycosyl hydrolases family 31) — protein MLELVNVYEVKGSFGTTRVEIYRQNIVRVVHIPRDVVDFDKKSFVVIAKPIEIPVAVSDRSDALIVNTGVLTVRIDKANGCISIGSGSTTIFREYLWRSEPVEIYGEKTYHFEQIFEVRDDEGIYGLGQHAGYSAHTGYNYRGRVVYLVQRNTDIAIPFMVSSKGYGVLWDMYSMGVADFTKSLARIWFEAGDALDFYFIYGPSIDDVISGYRWLTGKATMLPKYAFGYWQSKERYATQQELISTAKMFRDRDIPIDIIVQDWRYWGKYGWNAFKFDENDYPNPREMVKELHDINIRLVISIWPIFGEETEIIKEAEKIGCIFRGTGLLNVFKDECREWFWRKIEEVFFSIGIDGWWLDASEPEVRPLLIYTTWQRELDTERYGKMFKYINLYPLLETKAVYEGQRSVSNKRVLILTRSGFLGIQRYGVINWSGDITGDWTTFRTQIWAGLNYCASGLPYWTTDIGGFFSGNPDTEGYRELFIRWLQWGVFCPIFRVHGTYYPKEPWRFGSEAEKIIVKYIRLRYRLLPYIYSLVWKVYNNGYTIMRPLFFDYRDDPEVLNIDDQFMFGPYILVSPITTPSTYEREIYLPKGLWYDFWSGELLEHGFHKVKAPIDIIPLHVKAGAILPLAPISTRYSMQKIDEIELRIYRGRSTVFTLYEDDGETYDYEKGIYALIPIEWDEDNQKLIIHGKQGSYEIPEIKFKVVWVRRGKGVGIEESEPDTIARYQGEKIVVSKP, from the coding sequence GTGTTAGAGTTGGTTAATGTATATGAGGTTAAGGGCTCTTTTGGAACTACAAGAGTTGAGATATATAGACAGAATATTGTTAGGGTTGTACATATACCTAGAGATGTTGTAGATTTTGATAAGAAGAGCTTTGTTGTTATAGCTAAACCTATAGAAATTCCCGTGGCTGTTAGTGATAGATCTGATGCACTGATAGTTAATACAGGTGTGTTAACTGTTAGAATAGATAAGGCCAATGGGTGTATCTCTATTGGTTCTGGGTCTACAACTATATTTAGAGAGTATCTATGGAGGTCAGAACCTGTTGAGATATATGGTGAAAAGACTTATCATTTTGAACAGATATTTGAGGTTAGAGATGATGAGGGTATCTATGGACTTGGTCAACACGCTGGTTATTCCGCTCATACAGGTTATAACTATAGGGGTAGAGTAGTATATTTGGTTCAGAGAAATACGGATATAGCTATCCCATTTATGGTTTCTAGCAAGGGTTATGGAGTTCTATGGGATATGTATTCAATGGGTGTAGCAGATTTTACAAAGTCTCTAGCTAGGATATGGTTTGAAGCTGGAGATGCTCTAGATTTCTACTTCATCTATGGCCCTAGTATAGACGATGTTATCTCTGGCTATAGATGGCTAACTGGTAAGGCAACTATGCTACCCAAATATGCATTTGGATATTGGCAGTCTAAGGAGAGATATGCTACACAGCAGGAGCTTATATCTACAGCTAAGATGTTTAGGGATAGAGATATACCTATAGATATAATAGTTCAGGATTGGCGCTACTGGGGGAAGTATGGCTGGAATGCATTTAAGTTTGATGAAAATGACTATCCAAATCCTAGGGAGATGGTAAAAGAGTTACATGATATTAATATAAGGTTAGTTATATCTATATGGCCAATATTTGGTGAGGAGACGGAGATTATTAAGGAGGCAGAGAAGATTGGATGTATATTTAGAGGTACAGGACTTCTAAATGTGTTTAAAGATGAGTGTAGAGAGTGGTTCTGGAGGAAAATAGAGGAGGTATTCTTTAGTATTGGTATAGATGGTTGGTGGTTAGATGCATCAGAACCTGAGGTAAGACCCCTACTCATCTATACAACATGGCAGAGAGAACTAGATACTGAGCGCTATGGAAAGATGTTTAAATACATTAATCTATATCCACTTCTTGAGACAAAAGCTGTTTATGAAGGTCAAAGAAGTGTATCTAATAAGAGGGTCTTGATACTAACTAGATCTGGATTTCTAGGTATACAGAGATATGGCGTTATTAACTGGTCTGGGGATATAACAGGTGATTGGACAACATTTAGAACACAGATATGGGCAGGTCTAAACTATTGTGCATCAGGACTACCTTATTGGACAACAGATATAGGAGGATTCTTTAGCGGTAATCCAGATACTGAGGGCTATAGAGAACTATTCATTAGATGGCTTCAATGGGGTGTCTTCTGCCCTATATTCAGAGTACACGGAACATATTATCCTAAAGAGCCATGGAGATTCGGTTCAGAGGCAGAGAAAATAATTGTTAAGTATATAAGGCTACGATATAGGTTATTACCATATATATACTCACTTGTATGGAAGGTATACAATAATGGCTATACTATTATGAGACCACTATTCTTTGACTATAGAGATGATCCAGAGGTTCTAAATATCGATGACCAGTTTATGTTTGGTCCATACATACTTGTGAGTCCGATAACAACACCATCAACATATGAAAGAGAGATATATCTACCAAAAGGTCTATGGTATGATTTCTGGAGTGGAGAACTATTGGAACACGGATTCCACAAGGTTAAAGCTCCTATAGATATAATTCCACTCCATGTAAAGGCAGGTGCAATTCTACCCCTAGCACCAATATCAACTAGATATTCTATGCAGAAAATAGATGAGATAGAGCTGAGAATCTATAGAGGTAGATCAACAGTATTTACACTATATGAAGATGATGGAGAGACCTATGACTATGAAAAAGGGATATATGCACTTATACCAATAGAATGGGATGAAGACAATCAAAAATTGATAATACATGGTAAACAAGGATCATATGAGATACCAGAGATAAAGTTTAAAGTGGTATGGGTTAGAAGAGGAAAGGGAGTGGGTATTGAAGAATCAGAACCAGATACTATAGCTAGATACCAAGGTGAAAAAATTGTGGTTAGCAAACCATAG